Proteins encoded by one window of Anaerobacillus sp. CMMVII:
- a CDS encoding DUF2249 domain-containing protein, with amino-acid sequence MSGKVVELDVREDLKNKLEPFQKIMSAVKSLDKGDVFVLHSTIKPTPLLTIMKTKGYANEVQKKADDHFITTFKKKKRSFFFWKKDEEVADRPPCSQQDSPILIDETIFYLDNRGLEPPQPMIRTLSRLSSMKNGEVLTIRNDRLPAFLIEELNQLGYEYSPKEMEDGSVEVTIVKKEGKR; translated from the coding sequence AGTTGTTGAGTTAGATGTTCGAGAGGATTTAAAAAATAAGCTAGAACCTTTTCAAAAGATAATGAGTGCCGTTAAAAGTTTAGATAAAGGAGATGTTTTTGTCTTACATTCCACGATAAAACCTACACCACTTCTAACGATTATGAAGACAAAAGGATATGCCAATGAGGTTCAGAAGAAAGCTGACGACCATTTCATCACAACATTTAAAAAGAAGAAACGTAGTTTTTTCTTCTGGAAAAAAGATGAAGAAGTGGCTGATCGTCCTCCTTGTTCACAACAAGATAGCCCAATTCTAATTGATGAGACTATATTTTATTTAGATAATCGAGGACTAGAGCCACCTCAACCAATGATTCGTACACTATCTAGATTGAGTTCAATGAAAAATGGAGAAGTTTTAACAATTCGTAATGACCGCCTTCCAGCGTTTTTAATTGAAGAATTAAACCAACTAGGTTATGAGTATTCACCAAAAGAAATGGAAGATGGTTCTGTTGAAGTCACAATTGTAAAGAAAGAGGGTAAGCGATGA